TAACACGTTAATGTGTCCGCCATATTGGGAGGGGAAACACCTGCCCGCGATCACtcgaaataaagagaaaaacccGAACTcaactgaattaaaaacagttaaaggcTTAAATTTTAGAAACTTGCTTTGTGAATCAATCAGAGCGATTGATTCACAAAGCATAGACGTGCTAATAATTCTGTAGCGTATTGTTAACTGTTGTGGTTTTATGTCTGTTAAGACGAAAATTGTTCCTCCATTGATACTTGAATAAAGAACAGGTTGTTTGTGAAATATGAATTCTAAATAGCGTTCGGTCCTACTTAACCTGCAGTTATGTTATTGATTTGAGTTATTAACTAGACTGTTGTTCCTCTCCCAATGTGGCTGACCAATTAACGTGTTTTTGTAACCATAGGCAACCCATTCACTTAGTTGCTTCACAAACTCCAGCATTTCGGCACTACCGCGAGAGTGTGATAGTGTGTTTCCCTCGGGAACTAGTGcagtgtcttttttattttcattatttactgATGTATGCTGTGGCACATTCAGGATTGCTCTGAATAAGGAGCCATCAAGGGTGGCCAGGTATTTGGCCAATATCCTTTTACATAATCCCCGGTTTTGGTTAGGTGTGCATTTGACCAGTTTCACCATGTTCAAACACttcaatgtaatttaaaaaaagacttgcaTTGTGAAATCTGCTTTCCAGTTTTACATGTATTTTCACTATAGACAACATGCATGCATTTTGTTTACCTTCTGAGTACAAATAGACTGTAGCATAAATATGTAACCACTTAGCCACGTATTCATCTTAGGCTGCCTCCTCTCAGTCGTTATCGAACACAAATCACACTTTACAGCCATTTCCTCCAACTATGTCAACACATCTTCACATGACGGCCTCACTCCTGTATTGCTGTACTGTGTCAAGTCACAAGACTGACCGTTGCACTGAGGTCCAGTGAGGGAGATTGCAGAAGGTCTGACAAAAACTTGGACTGACCCAGAAATTTCTTGAAAGTAACCAAAAGTCCAATAAAGCTCTGATCAGTTTGGGATAGTAAGCCACGACCTCCAAAACTTTCCAGCCCGTTTTCTTGCAGTAAATGGTACACTGTAAATCTATTAAGCCGGTCGGGACAGGCTGTATTCCTGCAAGCCCACCTAGCGTCACTTAGCTCAGCAACGCTGACCATCTTTTTCTTTATGAACGTCATGCCATTTTGTGTGCTCAAATGATCCAAaccaaaaacaatgtattttttgaaGAAGTGAGCCCTGCTGTATCTGGGCTGTCTCCTTTCATGAAATCCAGAAGGCCCCCATATGACTAATCTGCTACAATTTCTGATGACCATTACcacttgttcttttttctgaagttcTTTGGTTTCATCAGCTATTACACTGAAcacttttacacttttatttcCTTATCCTGTCCTCTTGAACCATTTCTACCAGCAAttccaacattttattttgattgtttttttgctgGTGGGTTTGACATCACAATGAGCTTCGTCCTCTGGAAACAAATCCTGCTTAGTTATTTCCTCTGAAATAGCCAAAATGTTGTCTTGGTCATCTGAGCCCTCCGACTTTCTGTGACCTCTCTGGGAAAAGCAGGACTTCTGCAATAGTTTTAATGTATGCCTGGTTCTCCAtcactttcttttctctctctttgtttAGAGAATCTATTGCCTAATCAACTGATTTAATGCACCGTTAGGCAGGaatgaaacttaaaaaaaagttaaatcaatATCTTctatttgtttgaaaaaaacaacttaccTTTCAGTTTGATTGAtaggtaattattttttttttcatcttgacGGACCGATTTTATTAACGTTTCTGGTGATATTTAGGGCTTTGCactgttttcacaaacacacacacatccatacGCCACTATGCAGGCCGCTTGGCAATTTGGGAATTTGGTTGCTGGAAACCCACAACTTTCTGAATGCAAGATGACTACCCTACTCTGAGCCATAGTCGTCCCTCTTAACTTATCCATCCTTTGACATACCACttgtttttcaggttttcagaaaaacataaaataatacagCAGTAAGTTATTTAGCTGAGTTTGGCAAGAAGATcacttttgacaaaaaatgacaTGGGGAATTATTTTAGGAAGGCGACGATACACAACCTGTGCTGCAGTGTGTTAATGGTCACTTTTGTTCCGGCGTCGTCTTGTTGTTGCCGTCCCTTTTCaggtcaacaatgaaatccttgTTGGTTTCACATcagcaacacattttaatgGTGCTTTGCAAGACCTTTCCTTATTTTAGGAGGGTATATTCCTGTATGCTTTAACATAGGCGGCAGACCGTTGACTAGAAATACTGTAATTTCCGACATTTCCAGAAAATACAGCTTACCCCAAAATTAATTATAACCCTAGGAGTTAGTTTTTGATAGACAGGAGACACGCATTTCTCAAAACATAATTGAATGGGTGGTCCGTTAAGTCAAAGCACGCATGATTTGATGTTTCACCCTTCCTTTTAAACTTGCAAGTAATTGTTGATGTCCATGTACGTTTCAGTGGACCCAGTCCCTCAGATGCTGGATGTTAAACAAGAGGGTCTCCATGACGGGAGCTCCAGGTTGGACCAGCAGCCCCCAGAGCCCATCCACAtaaaggaagaggaggaggaactcTGGACCAATCAGGACGAAGAGCAGTCTGATGAGCAGAAAGAGACTGATGTCAGTGGGTTCCCTTTCACGGTTGTGACAGTGAAGAATGAAGGCTATGAAGAGAAATCTCAGTTCTTAGAGCTTCATCAGATCAAAACTGAAGAAAGCGGAGAGACAGGAGCtccaagcagcagctcagctgaGGAGATGAAAGCAGAACCCAGTAGAGAGGACAGTGGTGggggaccagaaccagagagaaaGCTGCATCCAGAATGTACCTTTGAGCAAAATCTGGATGAAAAGGCTTCAGACTCTTCTGAGACTGAAGTCagtgatgatgataatgatgctGATTGGCAAGGACCGTTGTCAGATTCAGAATCTGAAACCAAAATCAGCCACAATGGTGGGAAGGAGGGCAGAGCGCCTCACTCGGGTGTAAACAGTGACGAGAAATGTAACTCAGTCACAGCAGGCGATGAAGGAGAAAAACTGTTTGCCTGCGGTAAATGTGATAAAAGATTCAAAAAGCGGGACAGCCTTACTGATCATGTCAGGGTGCACACCGGCGAGAAGCCGTTCGGTTGCGATGTTTGCGAGAAAAGGTTTAGACGGAAGGACTGTCTCCGAAAGCACAAGATGACTCACAGTGGAAAGATGGCGCACAGCTGCGGTTTCTGTGGGAAGGGATTCATAGAAAAGACCGACCTTCAGGCGCACATACGACTCCATACGGGAGAGCGGCCCTTTGCGTGTGACGAATGTGGCAGAAGGTTTCATAAAAAGTCAATTCTCACGGTGCACACGAGGGTCCACTCGGGGGAAAAGCAATTCAACTGCGCCGTGTGCGGGAAAAGATTTCGATTTCAGCACATCCTCAAAAAGCACCTGATTGTCCACACCGGAGAGAAGCCGTTCGTTTGTGCCGTTTGCAGCAAAGGATTCTCCCAGCAAGAAACTCTGAAGAGACACATGGGCGTGCACACCGGGGTGAGAACGTTTGTTTGCAGCGACTGCGGGAAAGACTTTCAGCAAAAGATCCACCTAAAGGAGCACATGCGggtccacacaggagagaagccgtTTGGTTGTGACGTGTGTGGCAAGAAATTCAAAAAGAAGTCGTACGTCAAAACGCACATGATGTCCCACGCTGGGAAGAGGGCGCACAACTGTGAGCAGTGCGGTAAAGGCTTTCTGGTGAAGGGTGGCCTTCAGGAACACATGAGGATCCACAACGGAGAGCGACCTTTCAGCTGTGACGTGTGTAGCAAAAGCTTTCTGCAGAGGATCCATCTAAAGGAACACATGAGAGTCCACACGGGAGAGAAGCCGTTTGGGTGTGATATCTGTGGTAAGAAGTTCACAAAGAAGTCCTATGTTACCGCACACATGATGTCTCATGCTTGACGGGAGAGGAACTGTGGGGATCAGTGTGTTTAAAGAGGGCTCTGGCTGCAGAAACACGCAAAACTGCACACTGGTGGATGAACACTTGGCTTGAGCCGCAATAAAAGATGTCTTGGTGCCTGATAATTGtaaataagaatttaaattTTTGGGACACAAAATTTCCCgagcacagaaaacaaaaggctTTATGGTCCTGCAACATGTGCCTGTTAGAAGTAGCCGAACTGAACCTGGTATGTGTGCAGTAGGGCAAACTGAAgatcagtgttgtatagtaacgaagtaaaaatacttcactactgtacttaagtatattttggagtactttatacttttctcgagtataacattttatgataacttttacttttacttcactatatttccgaacttagttgcatacttttactccgatacattttcaatgtttggtttagttactcgttacaaaaaaaaaaaaaaaacaggcatggGCGGACATTGGGGGGCCATGCCCGCCCGCTGAGCCAGCagtgcccgccctggactggaggcggggtttgtttttttttacctcggagtggccgTCGTTCTATCTTTGATTTGTCAATCATActattcaaccaatcaaatcaacgactgaaggcaacatgctagccaatcacagctggagaggggcgggtcgcTGGTTCAGACGTTCAGCCTTCAGAGAGACACTGTGGCTcgctgtggtcaccgtcggtgtgggtagagcgggatggatattcggtctgattaccaaacaattacaagaaatgACAACGAAGCAAACGAGAGAGAGCTGGAAGCAGcactattaatttctgtttgaaacatcATCATTGAAGTCAagactggagtaaacattcacgctaggagggttagctagacaggagcagaaggagcagaaccaggcagcaaaactgccaaactgaagaaactcggGTTCcttgcaggcagaagggaactctgctttgttctgatccttgttctcCTAGCTGGTATAATTACAAAGCCTCTGagtatgaatttttacttcagtgttcagcctgacaccagcgctcatgtttatcagcctgtctgcttatgctggactttttgCAGACACAGCGCTACAGGTTGCCGTATCTCACTGATGGCTTCCAGCCCAAAcaagcataaaacctgcccaacttaaagaaaaaaaaagccaaaatctcaatctctctcatgttaaaagcacagaactattaaacacataagaaaatGCCATTAGCATGTTCTTACTGtgctgaagcaaaaaaaaaaaaaaaaacttcacgcATACGGGCTCCGCACAAAAcgtacaatcagacaaccaaataacacacaagatcactttaacaatcatgataaaTAAACCGTAAAAGAAGCAAACgtttatcaatagcttcccaacatgagttgtaaatctaccttaatataaacttaatatctcttacagaatatagctcaatcaaacatttctctttcaccgccatgaaatatttctaagttgatcagtagaactcaacccctcttgggcaTTTACATTGATCAAACACTTGATTaatcattattcttttcttgttttattataataatcagtattattcattataactattattcattgatgatgtcagattagacttatttaaaacataaattgaTCAGTAAAATTAACTCCCCCCACTCTAACATAATTTTTAAGTGTagagcactgaccttacttgaagaaggaaaactgaaagcttacaaaaaggttgtagtttctgtctaaacttggtctaaatttctcctgcacttggttgtttatattattttaagtgaatttgactttcaaagtttaccaaaatctaaaaaatgtaattcaaactgcatttgctttgttttactttttacttatactttttattacattacttgagtacgtctatttttacagtaattttcatacttaagtacaagacatttcagatactttaagactttaactcaagtaacatttcagtcagtgacttggacttttaccaaagtcatattttggagaggtaactatacttttacttgactccgagatttcagtactttatacaacactgctgaAGATTGCTCGCCGTTCTTTGTGTTAACTGGCTTCTTTctataaaaagtataaaatatttaaaatgatggTACTATAACTGTGATtgttacaggttttttttttcatttaaatgaaaaagggGTGGCTAGCCAGAGCTCTGTGGCAGCGCCATACATATGAAATTCATTCAGGCCATTTACAAACTTGAACTGAAATTATCTTTTCTATGTAttttatgcatttgtatttttttgctaaTGCAGAACCCCATGTACAACAGAAGTTAAAGGCAAGTGAGAAATTAGTCTGTTAAATATAATTTGAGCAAAGCCGTTTTATCTAAgttaatgtgtaaaataatgtgcaccTCAGCTTTTTAGAAAATGCGATTTCTAGAAATGGTTAGTTGGATAAATCATTGCCTGCGTTTAGTAAAACGTGTTTCTCTCTGAAATTACAATTCAGCCTTTTCCTAAACTGTGGAACATATTGTTTAACATTAATAGAAACCAGCTTATTGTAAAGTCATATTTATCTATTGTGAATTGTAACTAGATGACATCCACAGATTACATGGgctctttgtttattttaatctttatGTAAAAATGCAGCTCCATTTCTGTGCTTTTACTGGAAGGAAAGCTCAGAATATAGATGCAGAAgagtttgctttttaaaagtttggaaCTCAACATTCTGGGATTACTGTTGCTGATCTGACGTGGGCCCGTGTCGCTGAACAGTAAAGGAATGATGCCCAGGTGTCGTCTTTTAATGGAGCTTTTCATTTAAGGTGAACCTGTCATGAGCCacttcatttgaattaaactatTTTGATTTaactgcatttgttttttatttttttgtttgggtacactttatttgaaggggtgtacataagactgacattacactgtcataaacataacataacacctgttatgaacataaatgactctttatgaatgtttaggactgatgtcattgtcattcggtaaattatgacactattaaaggaaagttgacattgtttaaaatgtctttgttatgacaacttgacattaacagagacaaggttaagtttagggcttgatttgggattaggttaaattaagggcttggtttgggattaggttaaattaagggcttggtttgggattaggttaaatttagggcttgatttgggattaggttaaattaagggcttgttttaggattaggttaaattaagggcttgatttgggattaggttaaattaagggcttgatttaggattaggttaaattaagggcttgatttgggattaggttgaATTAGgggcttggtttgggattaggttaaatttaaggcttggtttgggattaggttaaatttaaggcttggtttgggattaggttaaatttagggcttgatttgggatttggttaaattaagggcttgtcataacaaagacattttaaacaatgtcaactttgctttaatagtgtcataatttaccgaatgacaattaatgacaacagtcctaaacattcataatgagtcatttatgttcataacaggtgttatgtcatgtttatgacggTGTAATGTCCGTcctatgtacaccccttcaaataaagtgttaccttttgttttagatatttatCAAACGACCTAATGTGGATGtataaatttgtcttttttttgtgcttttattaaATGAAAGTTATTTGGATGCAACAACTCATCATGGATTCGAATCTTGTGATTTTGGTCACTGATTTCATATATGCACATATCCATTAGCTGAAGTACACCAACCCTCCCACCCAGGAACTAGCgctaaaacatatatatttatatcaaaATCTATCAATCATACAGAATTACTCTAATTCAGTtagaaatattcaaattttatCGTTTGTTAAACAATGTAGTCAAGATCTGTTAATTATTTAATCCTTCCTGAACATCCAGGTAGCAATGCTGGACGGTTGAATGCATAGATAGACACATAAAGGTTTACTGTAATCCCTCATTCAGATCCTTCATGTAGCAACAGGGGAACGACAcgactcccctttaacgggaagaaacctccagtGGAACCAGCCTGTGAGCGgccatcatctgaaaacaacGAGATTGAAGAAGACGAAGCAGACGCATCAAAGACACAGAAGTACTCTGTGTCTTTACTTTAGCTTTGCCATTACTTTCCATGGCAAAGCTAAAGTAAAAAGAACTAAGAGCAGCAGTAGATCCATTGGTGGCCTGAACCGGGAGAGAAACACAACTGAATATGTAAGCACTGAGCCAGTGATAAAATATGCAGAATGGAAAATAGATTACACATGACGGCAGCAGAAGCTCTTTTAATGGCATTCTCCAGCAAAGAGGCAACACTACACAGAAAGACAGCACAAATTGTGTGCTGTATGGATGGGTAACATCAGTTACTGGTAGCCACAGCTTAGTGATAGCCCTACTACAGCTAGACCTAAAAATCCTGGGCGATTCCTCCAAGCAGTTCTCAGTTCCAGCTCTGAGGGCCATAATTTCACGTTAGACCAGGTtctcccaaccctagctcaatcCATAGAAAACTGTCATTTGCAAACAGTTTAGTTCCTCTGATAACGTAGCTGAGCTGATAATTTTTTCTAAACTCTTGTTGTATCGCTCTGTTAGCCTAACACTACCGGCAAGTCACACATCACTCTCTGTGACTTCACAATGGACACTGTGGACTCTTTCCGCTTCcagggaactatcatctcccaggacctaaagtgggagctgaacatcaactccctcaccaagaaagcccagcagaggatttACTTCCTACGGCAGCTGAataaattcaacctgccaaggacaataatggtgcagttctactcctccatcattgagtccatcctcacctccttcatcaccatctggtatgctggtgccaccgctaaggacaagcgcagactgcagcgtgtcatccggtctgcagagaacgtgattggctgcaatcttccatctctccaggactctgaggcgtgcagggaagattgtggctgatccctcgcaccccagtcacaaactatttcagacacttccctctggcaggaggctgcagtccatcaggaccaaaacctcacgccacaagaacagttttttcccttCCCCTGTTCAGgcctacaagctacaccaacgtagcatctccagaccttctgtgttacattaacgcacagtctactgtgtacaTAGATAGATTCTGTATTTATAtctgttttgtctgcaccataaacacaaagtcaaattccttgtaagtgcaaacctacttggcaataaacttgattctgattctaaagtCGACTGGGCTCTGATAAGATTGTGAAGGTCAGTCTCTTCATTCACTTTTAATTAGAAGAATCCAACACCGTTAATCATAATGTCGTTTATCGTTCCAAAAATCCTTAATGTaacaatgcttttattttgtgaattggctgtgtttaaaatggttttaatgtGCAGGAAGATATATAGCATGCAGGACAtcggcccttgaggactgaaGTTGGACATCCAGGTTTGTCCTGCTAGAGGGTAAATCTATGCTAGAGCTTGAGtcttttaaagcctttaaaacGTTTGCATCTGCCTTCTCATCAATTCTGACAAACTTTATAgtcctgttgaaaaaaaaaccttcttcaGTATAGGGatggtgatgtgcagtgttagttttaaTCCACAGTGTTTTGTATGTAGGACACAAAGTAAcactttagtctcatctgaccacagaATGGTCTTTTACATGTTTGCAATATCGGCATAAATGAGTGAAACTGCAGAGACACTTTTTCAAGAATGGTTGCTGATGAGATTTTCATAAGTAGAAGAAAATTTCCTAGACATTTATCAGGTCCTTGCCACTTTTACATTAATTACAAACATGAACATTGTCTACAAAAACCCATCAACAGATCAATTGTTTTGACATGAATCGGgtgttcttttgtgttttattgtgaaaagtCAGTGGTTAAAAGAGGAATTTGACCTTTTTACCTTCAAACAGTTAAACATGCCACTTCTTAAAAAAATCCAGACATGAAAACCTCATTTGGACCTCTTGGTTTTAGCTAATTTTAGGCCTATTTCTCATTAGCTTTGCTTTCCAATGTTTTAGACATAATTGTTTTTGCACAACTAGAGTAATTTTTAGAAGgtaattgtatttttgtttttttcagcatgGCTTCAGACTGTGACTGAGCACAAGGTCTACCTTACTAAAATAACAGAATGACAGTGCTATGTGTGTTGATGGTAGGTGCCCTGTTGTGGTGCTGCTGGTCCTCACAGCAGCCTTTGACACTGTTAATCATTTTGTCCTGTCTCGCTTAAGCCACGTTGGAATTTTTGGCTCAGTGCTTTAACGGTTTAGATCCTATCAGACAGACAGGTATTTCACAGCTATGAATAATAACTTATCTTCCTCCAGCAATCCTCTGTCACGTGGGGAGCTGTTTGTTTGCAGTGTtcataataaagttttttttacaccacAAACTTTAAACCAGCACCCAGCTATTCAGGCAGGAGGGTAAGCATATGTTTATAGTATTTATAGGCAAGCATTTTATAAGCCAGGGTTTCTAGTGAAGAGTCATCTTCAGGCACTCAACAAGATTCGCAAGGATAGGGATTGTTTGTGATGATTGAGATATTGTATTTTAGATCAACAGACAAATTATATAACTTTTGAGACAGAGAAAAACCAAAGGTTCTGATACAACTGAACGGTAAAAACTATCCCAACTTTACTTAATACCCATTACCTTAACCCAAGAGGTGGGCTGCCAGGTTCCTACACCTACATTTGTTTTAGTATTTTGCATTGTCCAGGTCtgaataataatagaaaaaagactgagtatgggggaaaaaagctacATTTCCAGATTTTATTCGCTAATTTTCTGACTTTCATTCCACATGAAATGAAATCAACCAatgaatcttaaaaaaaaaaaaaagtttatttagacAGGTTTTGAATTACAGACACACCATCAGTGCTTCATTGACTTCCCCTTGACACATGGAGTCCTCCAATGAGTTGAATGTATCAAATCTATATTTCAGACATGTAAACAACAAATGTCTGCACAAAACAAtggaatgaaataaaattagaataacAATCACATATCATGTAAATACCTTCCACGTGATAGACATTTAAAcattatatataaaacatgCCGCCCATGTCACAATTATCAAGTccacaacattttatttatcctttatttaaccaggttatacccattgagattaaaaatctcttttgcaagggagacctggccaaCATCAACAAATGTATCTATAGAATCAATTAATTGTTACACAGCCTAGCTGTAGGATCTACATATATTACTGCACACATATAAGATACCCATTCTACTGCACTGAGCTtcaatcaaacattttgttttatatatatatatatatatatatatatatatatatatatatatatatatatatatata
Above is a genomic segment from Fundulus heteroclitus isolate FHET01 chromosome 10, MU-UCD_Fhet_4.1, whole genome shotgun sequence containing:
- the LOC105939455 gene encoding zinc finger protein OZF isoform X2 — its product is MLDVKQEGLHDGSSRLDQQPPEPIHIKEEEEELWTNQDEEQSDEQKETDVSGFPFTVVTVKNEGYEEKSQFLELHQIKTEESGETGAPSSSSAEEMKAEPSREDSGGGPEPERKLHPECTFEQNLDEKASDSSETEVSDDDNDADWQGPLSDSESETKISHNGGKEGRAPHSGVNSDEKCNSVTAGDEGEKLFACGKCDKRFKKRDSLTDHVRVHTGEKPFGCDVCEKRFRRKDCLRKHKMTHSGKMAHSCGFCGKGFIEKTDLQAHIRLHTGERPFACDECGRRFHKKSILTVHTRVHSGEKQFNCAVCGKRFRFQHILKKHLIVHTGEKPFVCAVCSKGFSQQETLKRHMGVHTGVRTFVCSDCGKDFQQKIHLKEHMRVHTGEKPFGCDVCGKKFKKKSYVKTHMMSHAGKRAHNCEQCGKGFLVKGGLQEHMRIHNGERPFSCDVCSKSFLQRIHLKEHMRVHTGEKPFGCDICGKKFTKKSYVTAHMMSHA
- the LOC105939455 gene encoding zinc finger protein OZF isoform X1 translates to MKKVDYIPLSRSESLPLEDFVQMKQLGVHQPQDVGRSQTGGKKNFREDTTNLTDVDPVPQMLDVKQEGLHDGSSRLDQQPPEPIHIKEEEEELWTNQDEEQSDEQKETDVSGFPFTVVTVKNEGYEEKSQFLELHQIKTEESGETGAPSSSSAEEMKAEPSREDSGGGPEPERKLHPECTFEQNLDEKASDSSETEVSDDDNDADWQGPLSDSESETKISHNGGKEGRAPHSGVNSDEKCNSVTAGDEGEKLFACGKCDKRFKKRDSLTDHVRVHTGEKPFGCDVCEKRFRRKDCLRKHKMTHSGKMAHSCGFCGKGFIEKTDLQAHIRLHTGERPFACDECGRRFHKKSILTVHTRVHSGEKQFNCAVCGKRFRFQHILKKHLIVHTGEKPFVCAVCSKGFSQQETLKRHMGVHTGVRTFVCSDCGKDFQQKIHLKEHMRVHTGEKPFGCDVCGKKFKKKSYVKTHMMSHAGKRAHNCEQCGKGFLVKGGLQEHMRIHNGERPFSCDVCSKSFLQRIHLKEHMRVHTGEKPFGCDICGKKFTKKSYVTAHMMSHA